Proteins from one Nitrobacteraceae bacterium AZCC 2146 genomic window:
- a CDS encoding diguanylate cyclase (GGDEF)-like protein/PAS domain S-box-containing protein (product_source=TIGR00254/TIGR00229; cath_funfam=3.20.20.450,3.30.450.20,3.30.70.270; cog=COG5001; pfam=PF00563,PF00990,PF12860,PF13426; smart=SM00052,SM00091,SM00267; superfamily=141868,55073,55785; tigrfam=TIGR00229,TIGR00254) has protein sequence MAKFRPAAKKKLKPAAANVSRPGRMMKAAPKLVPKGRQVSTEIGEIVRKRAQAEAAIADARKSHERLREAIDILPQGIVFLDSDGRYILWNKKYAEIYNRSSDQFVAGARLQDTIRVGVERGDYPEAIGREDEWIAERVAKLFHPDERHEQVLADGRVILIDERLTEDGGVIGLRVDITELKQREASFRLLFDSNPVPMIVCALEDERVLSVNDAAVEHYGYTRAEFEKLTIRHLQAFEAEPPWAGDHSGDEQAARTWKHVKADGSLIDLAIYSRNLSYGDEPAVMLALMDITERKRAEMRLAFMAHHDGLTGLPNRNLLRQRLDEVLAHTRRSGEKIGVLFVGLDNFKGVNDTLGHGIGDKLLRGVARRLRSSLREEDAIARLNSDEFAILQTGIDRPEDVVLLARRLLEAIGEPFLLDGHSVIIGASIGIAMAPSDGDDSERLLKNADMALSRAKNDSRGTFSFFESGMDARAQSRRKIEIDLRAAIQSDLLRPYYQPLIDLKSGRITGFEALVRWPHPERGMISPADFIPVAEDTGLINALGAQILRRACMEAAQWPDEVRVAVNLSPLQFRVGNLLSVVMDALKQSGLPAKRLELEITETLLLEKSSQVLATLHALRALGVRISMDDFGTGYSSLSYLRSFPFDKIKIDQSFVRDLGSNRDAQAIVRSIISLGMGLGVTITAEGVETEAELACLRTEGCHEAQGFLFSKARPNVEIVELLKAQCTADPDAEMSVRAQVA, from the coding sequence ATGGCGAAATTCCGGCCAGCGGCGAAGAAAAAGCTCAAGCCAGCAGCCGCGAATGTTTCGCGGCCCGGCCGCATGATGAAAGCTGCGCCGAAACTGGTTCCGAAGGGCCGTCAGGTCTCGACCGAGATCGGCGAGATCGTGCGCAAGCGCGCGCAGGCCGAGGCCGCGATCGCGGACGCGCGGAAATCCCACGAACGGCTGCGCGAGGCGATCGACATCCTGCCCCAGGGCATCGTGTTTCTCGATTCCGACGGCCGCTACATTCTCTGGAACAAGAAGTATGCGGAGATCTACAACCGCAGCTCCGATCAATTCGTGGCCGGCGCGCGGCTGCAGGACACCATCCGTGTCGGTGTCGAACGCGGCGATTATCCGGAAGCGATCGGCCGTGAAGACGAGTGGATCGCCGAGCGGGTCGCGAAATTGTTTCACCCCGACGAACGCCACGAGCAGGTGCTGGCCGATGGCCGCGTCATCCTGATCGACGAGCGGCTGACCGAAGACGGTGGCGTGATCGGCCTGCGCGTCGACATCACCGAGCTGAAGCAGCGCGAAGCCTCGTTCCGTTTGCTGTTCGACAGCAACCCGGTGCCGATGATCGTCTGCGCGCTCGAGGACGAGCGCGTGCTCAGCGTCAACGACGCCGCAGTGGAGCATTACGGCTATACGCGCGCGGAATTCGAGAAGCTGACGATCCGCCATCTGCAGGCGTTCGAGGCCGAGCCGCCATGGGCCGGCGATCATTCCGGTGATGAGCAGGCCGCGCGGACCTGGAAGCACGTCAAGGCCGATGGTTCGCTGATCGATCTGGCGATCTACTCGCGCAATCTCTCCTATGGCGACGAGCCGGCGGTGATGCTGGCGCTGATGGACATCACCGAACGCAAGCGCGCCGAAATGCGGCTGGCATTCATGGCCCATCACGATGGCCTCACCGGCCTGCCGAACCGCAACCTGCTGCGCCAGCGGCTCGATGAAGTCCTGGCCCATACAAGGCGCAGCGGCGAAAAGATCGGCGTGCTGTTTGTCGGCCTCGACAATTTCAAGGGCGTCAATGACACCCTTGGCCACGGCATCGGCGACAAGCTGCTGCGCGGTGTGGCGCGGCGGCTGCGCTCTTCGCTGCGCGAGGAAGACGCCATCGCGCGGCTCAACTCCGACGAATTCGCCATCCTCCAGACCGGCATCGACCGGCCCGAAGACGTCGTGCTGCTGGCGCGGCGGCTGCTTGAGGCGATCGGCGAACCGTTTCTGCTCGACGGCCATTCCGTCATCATCGGCGCCAGCATCGGCATCGCCATGGCGCCGAGCGACGGCGACGACTCCGAGCGGCTGCTGAAGAATGCCGACATGGCGCTGTCGCGCGCCAAGAACGATTCCCGCGGCACCTTCAGCTTCTTCGAATCCGGCATGGATGCCCGCGCGCAGAGCCGCCGCAAGATCGAGATTGATCTGCGCGCCGCGATCCAGAGCGACCTGCTGCGACCGTATTACCAGCCGCTGATCGACCTGAAGAGCGGCCGCATCACCGGCTTCGAGGCGCTGGTGCGCTGGCCGCATCCGGAGCGCGGCATGATATCGCCGGCGGATTTCATCCCGGTCGCCGAGGACACCGGCCTGATCAACGCGCTCGGCGCGCAGATTCTGCGCCGCGCCTGCATGGAGGCCGCGCAGTGGCCCGACGAGGTTCGCGTGGCGGTCAACCTGTCGCCGCTGCAATTCCGCGTCGGCAATCTCTTGTCGGTGGTGATGGATGCGCTGAAGCAATCCGGTCTGCCGGCCAAGCGGCTTGAGCTGGAGATCACCGAAACGCTGCTGCTGGAAAAGAGCAGTCAGGTGCTGGCGACGCTGCATGCGCTGCGCGCGCTCGGTGTGCGGATTTCAATGGACGATTTCGGCACCGGCTATTCGTCGCTCAGCTATCTCCGCAGCTTTCCGTTCGACAAGATCAAGATCGACCAGTCGTTCGTGCGCGACCTCGGCTCCAACCGCGATGCCCAGGCGATCGTGCGCTCGATCATCAGCCTCGGCATGGGCCTCGGCGTCACCATCACCGCCGAAGGCGTCGAAACCGAAGCCGAGCTTGCTTGCCTGCGCACCGAAGGCTGCCACGAAGCGCAAGGTTTCCTGTTCAGCAAAGCCCGGCCGAACGTGGAGATCGTCGAACTGCTAAAGGCGCAATGCACCGCCGATCCCGACGCGGAAATGTCGGTGCGCGCGCAGGTGGCGTAA
- a CDS encoding penicillin-insensitive murein endopeptidase (product_source=KO:K07261; cath_funfam=3.30.1380.10; cleavage_site_network=SignalP-noTM; cog=COG3770; ko=KO:K07261; pfam=PF03411; superfamily=55166; transmembrane_helix_parts=Inside_1_4,TMhelix_5_24,Outside_25_311): MNPRLILTLLLLPAAIVTAAAALAQDKGSVDPKPLPVLANPNDPHVAAKELFGRKLLPTRTPTQVVGFYAKGCIAGAEALPINGPTWQVMRLSRNRNWAHPQMVELLERLSAKANKAAGWPGLLVGDMSQPRGGPMITGHASHQVGLDADIWLTPMPNRQLSRNEREEMSAVMMVRRDRLDIDPMVWTPSHLSVIRAAAQEPSVERIFVNAAIKKALCREAKGDRSWLSKVRPMYGHDYHFHVRIKCPLGSTECESQPAPADGEGCSAGDLAYWFSDAVLHPKPPATPPKPKPPMTLTELPTACRQVLTAP, encoded by the coding sequence ATGAACCCACGCCTGATTCTCACCCTGCTGCTGTTGCCCGCCGCAATTGTCACAGCCGCCGCTGCGCTGGCGCAGGACAAGGGCAGCGTCGATCCAAAGCCGTTGCCGGTGCTGGCCAATCCCAACGATCCGCACGTCGCAGCCAAGGAGCTGTTCGGCCGCAAGCTGTTGCCGACGAGAACCCCGACCCAGGTGGTCGGCTTCTATGCCAAGGGCTGCATCGCCGGTGCCGAAGCGCTGCCGATCAACGGCCCGACCTGGCAGGTGATGCGGCTGTCGCGCAACCGCAACTGGGCACACCCGCAAATGGTCGAACTGCTGGAGCGACTGTCGGCCAAGGCGAACAAGGCCGCGGGCTGGCCCGGCCTGCTGGTCGGCGACATGTCGCAGCCGCGCGGCGGCCCGATGATCACCGGCCATGCCAGCCATCAGGTCGGGCTCGATGCCGATATCTGGCTGACGCCGATGCCGAACCGGCAATTGTCGCGCAACGAGCGCGAGGAGATGTCGGCGGTCATGATGGTGCGGCGCGACCGACTCGACATCGATCCGATGGTGTGGACGCCGAGCCATCTGTCGGTGATCCGCGCCGCGGCGCAGGAGCCGAGCGTGGAGCGTATCTTCGTCAACGCCGCCATCAAGAAGGCGCTGTGCCGCGAGGCCAAGGGCGACCGCAGCTGGCTGTCCAAGGTGCGGCCGATGTACGGCCACGACTATCACTTTCACGTCCGCATCAAATGCCCGTTGGGCAGCACCGAATGCGAATCGCAGCCGGCGCCGGCGGACGGCGAAGGCTGCAGCGCCGGCGATCTCGCCTACTGGTTCAGCGACGCCGTGCTGCATCCGAAACCGCCGGCCACGCCGCCAAAGCCGAAGCCGCCAATGACTCTGACCGAATTGCCCACGGCATGCCGGCAAGTACTGACGGCACCGTGA
- a CDS encoding molybdopterin-binding protein (product_source=TIGR00638; cath_funfam=2.40.50.100; cog=COG3585; pfam=PF03459; smart=SM00316; superfamily=50331; tigrfam=TIGR00638), with amino-acid sequence MRISARNQIRGTVLEVTKGATTSHVRVDIGGQVVTSSITNEAVDDLAIKAGGKVIVVVKASDVMIAVD; translated from the coding sequence ATGCGCATCAGTGCACGCAACCAGATCAGGGGCACGGTCCTCGAAGTGACGAAGGGTGCGACCACGTCGCATGTCCGCGTCGATATCGGCGGCCAGGTCGTGACCTCTTCCATTACCAACGAAGCGGTCGACGATCTCGCCATCAAGGCCGGCGGCAAGGTCATCGTGGTAGTGAAAGCCTCCGACGTCATGATCGCGGTGGATTGA